One window of Mangrovibacterium diazotrophicum genomic DNA carries:
- a CDS encoding TonB-dependent receptor — protein sequence MKLTIFLFFLSMLGATASSFSQQAKFNLQLKNTTIKDVLDELKSQSDYQFFYSNDDFDVSRRVDVDLNNASIENVLEQILGDMDVSYKIVDKSVIISKSDVVWSFDQQQQQIVSVSGTVSDATGQPLPGVTVVEKGTTNGTITDFDGNYILKNISGASTLIFSFVGMENIEMPLDGRSQIDVVMQEQTIGLEEVVAIGYGVQRKEEVTGSVSSVDAEQMKEIPAANVSQALQGRVSGVQMTQTSSKPGASMQIRIRGTRSLNASNDPLIVLDGIPFAGSINDISPSDIKTLEILKDASATAIYGSRGANGVIIITTNKGKMGQKATVTYDSYVGLKTLFSKYPMMGSSDFIKLREYAGLYSNGSDESDDVSTDWQDLLFKNSMVTSHDVGVSGGTETGNYSFGIGYYKDEALVPEQNYTRFSIRSSLDQRIGDHVKVGFSTNSNYSITNGSDFSLYNTLATTPITDPYNEDGSLKTRVNVAGIDDMYSYTREGIKSLGDAWVNKSLAFGSYNTIYGELAIPGVEGLKYRLNIGLNFRTTNDGDYTGEGVFNSSESAASVATIGNSLTTNWAVENLVTYDRVFNNKHNFNFVGLYSAEQTHYHSSVVSATGIPSDQFQFYNLGQATDEITIDPDQQGYYEAGLKSLMARAMYSYNGKYMLSLAVRSDWSSRLSPSNNNHTYPAVSAGWNIGEENFMGNLKAVDRLKLRVGYGQTSNQSVDPYSTLGLLSSSPYNYGSQYVTGYYVSELANDNLGWEYSETYNVGLDFGLANSRITGTMEYYIQKTKDILFDVSLPSTSGVESYTANIGRSQNKGFELSLNGVIMEDHNGWTWDAGINIYANRNKLTGLASGVERDESNWWFVGHPIDVVYDYKKIGIWNEGDANMSVLEPNGQAGDIKVEYTGDYNEDGTPTRQINTDDRQIIDLEPTFQGGFSTRVAYKNVDLSVVGDFKSGGKLISTLYSSNGYLNMLTGRRNNVDVDYWTESNTDAKYPKPGGTLAGDNPKYGSTLGYFDASYLKVRTITLGYNFSRDGWLKDAGINKLRLYFTVQNPFVLFSPYNKESGGDPETNSYGDENQAVSTSYAKRLLVIGTNSPSTRNFLFGINLTF from the coding sequence ATGAAACTAACAATCTTCTTATTCTTTTTGAGTATGTTGGGTGCTACGGCAAGTTCCTTTTCCCAACAAGCCAAATTCAACCTTCAGCTGAAAAACACGACGATCAAGGATGTGTTGGATGAGCTCAAAAGTCAAAGTGATTACCAGTTTTTTTACAGTAACGATGATTTTGATGTCAGCCGCCGTGTTGATGTCGACCTGAATAATGCAAGCATTGAGAATGTGCTCGAACAAATTCTCGGAGACATGGATGTCTCTTACAAAATTGTCGACAAATCAGTAATTATTTCTAAAAGCGACGTTGTGTGGTCGTTCGATCAGCAACAGCAGCAGATCGTTTCCGTTAGCGGAACCGTGTCGGACGCGACAGGTCAGCCGTTGCCCGGTGTTACCGTTGTTGAAAAAGGAACGACAAACGGGACCATTACCGATTTCGATGGTAATTATATCTTGAAGAACATTTCAGGTGCTTCAACACTGATCTTCTCATTTGTTGGTATGGAAAATATTGAAATGCCATTGGACGGAAGATCACAGATTGATGTGGTGATGCAGGAGCAAACCATTGGTTTGGAAGAAGTTGTTGCCATTGGTTATGGTGTTCAACGCAAAGAAGAGGTTACCGGTTCTGTTTCTTCTGTTGATGCGGAACAAATGAAAGAGATTCCGGCAGCAAACGTTTCTCAAGCTTTGCAAGGACGTGTTTCCGGTGTTCAAATGACCCAAACATCATCCAAGCCAGGGGCTTCGATGCAGATTCGTATTCGTGGTACCCGCTCTCTGAATGCAAGTAACGATCCCTTGATTGTACTGGACGGAATACCGTTTGCGGGTTCTATTAACGATATTAGCCCAAGTGATATTAAGACCCTCGAGATCCTGAAAGATGCCTCGGCTACCGCAATTTATGGTTCCCGCGGTGCCAACGGTGTTATCATTATCACGACGAACAAAGGTAAAATGGGGCAGAAAGCAACTGTCACCTATGATAGCTACGTTGGTCTGAAAACACTTTTCTCCAAATACCCGATGATGGGCTCCTCTGATTTCATAAAACTTCGCGAGTATGCTGGTCTTTACTCAAATGGTTCTGATGAAAGTGATGATGTGAGCACGGATTGGCAGGATTTGTTGTTCAAAAACAGTATGGTCACTTCTCACGATGTTGGTGTATCCGGCGGTACAGAAACCGGAAACTACAGCTTTGGCATAGGCTATTACAAAGACGAGGCTTTGGTGCCAGAGCAAAATTATACACGTTTTTCAATTCGCTCATCTTTAGACCAGCGAATCGGAGACCACGTCAAAGTTGGTTTCTCGACAAATAGCAACTATTCGATTACCAACGGTAGCGACTTTAGTCTTTACAATACCTTGGCGACAACTCCGATCACCGATCCATATAACGAAGACGGATCATTAAAAACCCGCGTGAATGTTGCCGGGATCGACGACATGTATTCTTATACAAGAGAAGGGATAAAATCACTTGGTGATGCCTGGGTAAATAAGTCGTTAGCATTTGGTTCGTATAACACAATTTACGGCGAACTTGCAATACCCGGAGTTGAGGGGCTGAAATATCGGTTGAATATTGGCTTAAACTTCCGCACAACAAACGACGGTGACTACACCGGAGAAGGTGTTTTCAATTCAAGTGAATCAGCAGCTTCTGTTGCGACGATCGGAAACTCGCTAACCACGAACTGGGCTGTCGAAAACTTGGTAACCTATGATCGCGTCTTTAATAACAAGCACAACTTCAATTTTGTAGGTCTTTATTCGGCAGAGCAAACGCACTATCACAGTTCTGTTGTGTCGGCTACCGGTATTCCTTCAGACCAATTCCAGTTCTACAACTTGGGGCAGGCTACCGATGAAATTACGATTGACCCGGATCAACAGGGTTATTACGAAGCAGGCTTGAAATCGTTGATGGCACGTGCCATGTATTCATACAACGGTAAATACATGTTAAGTCTTGCTGTTCGTTCCGACTGGTCATCCCGTTTGTCTCCAAGTAATAACAATCATACTTATCCCGCTGTGTCGGCCGGTTGGAACATTGGCGAAGAAAATTTTATGGGTAACCTGAAAGCAGTCGACAGATTGAAACTGCGTGTTGGTTACGGACAAACGTCAAACCAGTCAGTTGATCCTTACTCGACGCTTGGATTGTTGAGCTCTTCACCATACAACTACGGAAGCCAATACGTAACCGGTTATTATGTTTCAGAACTGGCTAATGATAATCTTGGATGGGAGTATTCAGAAACTTACAACGTTGGTTTGGATTTCGGTTTGGCGAATAGCCGCATAACCGGTACAATGGAATACTACATTCAGAAAACAAAAGATATTTTGTTTGATGTGAGCCTTCCAAGTACATCTGGGGTTGAAAGCTACACGGCAAACATTGGTCGTTCTCAGAACAAAGGTTTTGAACTATCTCTTAACGGAGTAATCATGGAAGACCACAACGGCTGGACATGGGATGCCGGAATTAACATCTATGCAAACCGCAATAAGCTAACAGGTCTGGCTTCGGGAGTAGAGCGCGACGAGTCAAACTGGTGGTTCGTAGGACATCCGATTGATGTTGTATATGACTACAAAAAGATTGGCATCTGGAACGAAGGCGACGCAAATATGTCTGTTTTAGAACCGAATGGCCAGGCAGGTGATATCAAGGTCGAATATACCGGCGATTATAATGAGGACGGTACGCCAACACGACAAATTAATACCGACGATCGTCAGATCATTGATTTGGAGCCAACATTCCAGGGAGGTTTCAGTACTCGTGTTGCGTACAAAAATGTTGATCTTTCCGTTGTTGGAGACTTCAAGTCGGGAGGAAAACTGATTAGTACACTCTATTCTTCGAATGGTTATTTGAACATGCTGACTGGACGCCGGAATAACGTTGACGTTGATTACTGGACAGAATCGAATACCGATGCGAAGTACCCAAAACCAGGCGGTACGTTGGCAGGTGACAATCCAAAATACGGAAGCACATTAGGTTATTTCGACGCTTCTTATCTGAAAGTGAGAACCATCACATTGGGCTATAATTTCAGTCGGGACGGTTGGTTGAAAGATGCAGGTATCAATAAGCTGAGACTGTACTTTACCGTACAAAACCCATTTGTACTATTCTCGCCATATAACAAAGAATCAGGTGGCGATCCGGAAACGAACTCTTATGGCGACGAAAACCAGGCAGTTTCTACTTCATATGCAAAACGTCTCTTGGTAATTGGTACAAACTCACCATCTACGCGTAATTTCTTATTTGGTATTAATCTGACTTTCTAG